The following coding sequences are from one Streptomyces angustmyceticus window:
- a CDS encoding VOC family protein — translation MDILGTSLRVCVGDLGAAIGVYERLTGAEAIRFQRGGVAVAAVGPFFLMSGPEAELSVLRKITATIAVKDVDEAVADLTAVGAEIIAGPLPTPIGRNLVARHPDGSVFEYVDRQQEGEV, via the coding sequence ATGGACATTCTGGGGACCTCATTGCGGGTGTGCGTCGGCGATCTCGGTGCGGCGATCGGCGTGTACGAACGACTGACCGGTGCCGAGGCGATCCGCTTCCAGCGCGGCGGGGTGGCGGTCGCGGCCGTCGGGCCCTTCTTCCTGATGAGCGGCCCCGAGGCGGAGCTGTCGGTGCTGCGGAAGATCACGGCGACCATCGCCGTGAAGGACGTGGACGAGGCGGTGGCCGATCTGACGGCGGTCGGCGCCGAGATCATCGCCGGTCCCCTGCCGACGCCGATCGGCCGCAATCTGGTGGCCCGTCACCCGGACGGTTCCGTCTTCGAGTACGTCGACCGGCAGCAGGAGGGGGAGGTCTAG
- a CDS encoding class I SAM-dependent methyltransferase, producing the protein MPQESAVYTHGHHESVLRSHTWRTVANSAAYLRDALRPDMRILDVGCGPGTITADLAALVPDGQVTGLEHAPDVLRQARATAADRGLTNFRFAVGDVHALDFPDDTFCVVHAHQVLQHVGDPVQALREMRRVTRPGGLVAVRDSDYSAMTWYPEVDGMADWLRLYLRVARANGGEPDAGRRLHAWARQAGFAPDAITATAGTWCYRTPEERSWWSELWADRTVNSSYARLAVDGGHATTEQLDRIARAWRAWGAEEDGWFGILHGEILCRV; encoded by the coding sequence ATGCCGCAGGAGTCCGCCGTCTACACCCACGGCCACCACGAGTCCGTACTGCGCTCCCACACCTGGCGCACCGTCGCCAACTCGGCGGCGTACCTGCGGGACGCGCTGCGGCCCGACATGCGGATCCTCGACGTCGGCTGCGGCCCCGGCACCATCACCGCCGACCTGGCGGCCCTGGTGCCGGACGGTCAGGTCACCGGCCTGGAGCACGCACCGGACGTACTGCGCCAGGCACGCGCCACCGCCGCCGACCGGGGCCTGACGAACTTCCGCTTCGCGGTCGGCGACGTCCACGCCCTGGACTTCCCCGACGACACCTTCTGCGTGGTGCACGCCCATCAGGTGCTGCAGCACGTCGGCGACCCCGTCCAGGCGCTGCGCGAGATGCGCCGGGTCACCAGGCCCGGCGGGCTCGTCGCCGTCCGGGATTCGGACTACTCGGCCATGACCTGGTACCCGGAGGTCGACGGGATGGCCGACTGGCTGCGCCTGTACCTGCGGGTGGCCCGCGCCAACGGTGGCGAGCCGGACGCCGGGCGGCGGCTGCACGCCTGGGCGCGGCAGGCCGGTTTCGCCCCGGACGCGATCACCGCCACCGCCGGCACCTGGTGCTACCGCACCCCCGAGGAGCGCTCCTGGTGGAGCGAGCTGTGGGCGGACCGCACGGTCAACTCCTCCTATGCGCGCCTGGCGGTGGACGGCGGGCACGCCACGACGGAGCAGCTGGACCGGATCGCCCGGGCCTGGCGGGCGTGGGGCGCCGAGGAGGACGGCTGGTTCGGCATCCTGCACGGCGAGATCCTCTGCCGCGTCTGA